CTAAATTTATTTTGAGAGAGCCTGCACTGAGCTTGGATTATTTTGCCCTGAACGAAGTGGTCGGGGTGAGGTCCGGGCGAAGGCCCTTCGCCCCTACAATTACAACCCCTAACATCTATCAACTATTATCTAATAACTAACTTACAGTCCCAAATCATCCGCTATCCCCTGCATGGCCGCCAGGCACTTGCCCACGAAATCCTCCAGGCTCAGCCCCAGCCTATCGCAGGTCTGGATCTGTTCACGGTTGGCCCCGGCGGCAAAACGCTTCTCCTTGTAGCGTTTCATAATGAACGGCACGTCCAGGTTGGCCAGCTTTTTGGAGGGGTGCATCAGGGCGGCGGCCACGATCAACCCGGTCAGCGGGTCCACCGCATACAGGGCGAAGTCCATCTTCGATTTGGCCTCCACATGCCCGGGATGGGCCTTAATGGCATGGATGATATCCTCGGATATCCCCTTGCCCTCCAGCATCTTTGCGGTGACCAGCCCGTGGTTGGGAAAATCATCGGCGGTCTGGTCGTAATCCAGATCGTGCAGCAGACCGGCCAGGGCCCATTGATCCTGGTCCTCGCCGAAATGGGCCGCCAGTCCTTTCATGCAGGCCTCGGCCGCCAGCATG
This sequence is a window from Candidatus Edwardsbacteria bacterium. Protein-coding genes within it:
- a CDS encoding HDIG domain-containing protein; the encoded protein is MDRQQAKELLEQTIPNKNLQKHMLAAEACMKGLAAHFGEDQDQWALAGLLHDLDYDQTADDFPNHGLVTAKMLEGKGISEDIIHAIKAHPGHVEAKSKMDFALYAVDPLTGLIVAAALMHPSKKLANLDVPFIMKRYKEKRFAAGANREQIQTCDRLGLSLEDFVGKCLAAMQGIADDLGL